Proteins encoded within one genomic window of Bradyrhizobium sp. 186:
- the pyrH gene encoding UMP kinase: MTDPVYRRVVIKLSGEYLAGQQGFGIDQPTVDRVADDLIAARHLGTEVAVVIGGGNIVRGVEVSSRGVSRPTGDTMGMLATMMNCLALESAIERKGTPARTLSAFVMPEISELFTRAAAHKYLAEGRIVLLGGGTGNPFFTTDTTAVLRAAEIGAQAVLKATNVDGVYSADPKKDPTAKRFDRLTHSQAIEGDYKVMDATAFALARETSLPIIVFSIAEPGSIGAILRGGGHGTIVAG, translated from the coding sequence ATGACTGATCCGGTCTATCGTCGCGTCGTGATCAAGCTGTCCGGCGAATATCTCGCGGGACAGCAGGGTTTTGGCATCGATCAGCCGACCGTCGACCGGGTCGCGGACGATCTGATCGCCGCGCGTCATCTCGGGACCGAGGTCGCCGTCGTGATCGGCGGCGGCAATATCGTGCGCGGCGTCGAGGTCTCGTCCCGCGGCGTGTCGCGTCCGACCGGCGACACCATGGGCATGCTCGCCACCATGATGAACTGCCTCGCGCTGGAGTCGGCGATCGAGCGCAAGGGCACGCCGGCGCGCACGCTGTCGGCCTTCGTCATGCCCGAGATTTCCGAGCTGTTCACCCGCGCCGCCGCACACAAATACCTCGCCGAGGGTCGAATCGTGCTGCTCGGTGGTGGGACCGGCAATCCGTTCTTCACCACCGACACGACCGCGGTGCTGCGCGCCGCCGAGATCGGCGCACAGGCGGTTCTGAAGGCGACCAATGTCGACGGCGTCTACTCGGCCGACCCGAAGAAGGATCCGACCGCCAAGCGGTTCGACCGGCTGACGCATTCGCAGGCCATCGAAGGGGACTACAAGGTGATGGATGCGACCGCCTTCGCGCTTGCCCGCGAGACGTCGCTGCCTATCATCGTGTTCTCGATCGCGGAGCCGGGTTCGATCGGCGCGATTCTGCGTGGCGGCGGCCACGGAACCATCGTCGCCGGCTGA
- the tsf gene encoding translation elongation factor Ts gives MATITAAMVKDLRESTGAGMMDCKAALTETSGDMEAAQDWLRKKGLSKAAKKSGRVAAEGLIGALTKGTKGVVVEVNSETDFVARNGQFQGLVKMIAQVAFDVGADVEKIKATKVGDVTVEAAINDAIATIGENMTLRRAASLEVSQGVVSSYVHGAVVEGAGKMGVIVALESPGKTDELATLGRQIAMHVAAANPLALEPSGLDPATVKREKDVLADKYRQQGKPENVIEKIVESGLKTYYKEVCLLEQAFIHDTGKSVAQAVKEAEGKVGGPVKIAGFVRYALGEGIEKQESDFAAEVAAASGKK, from the coding sequence ATGGCTACGATCACAGCGGCGATGGTCAAGGACCTGCGCGAGTCGACCGGCGCGGGCATGATGGACTGCAAGGCTGCGCTCACCGAGACCAGTGGCGACATGGAAGCGGCGCAGGACTGGCTGCGCAAGAAGGGCCTGTCGAAGGCCGCCAAGAAGTCGGGCCGGGTCGCGGCCGAGGGCTTGATCGGTGCGCTGACCAAGGGCACCAAGGGCGTCGTGGTCGAGGTCAACTCCGAGACCGATTTCGTCGCGCGCAACGGCCAGTTCCAGGGCCTGGTCAAGATGATCGCCCAGGTTGCGTTCGACGTCGGTGCAGATGTCGAGAAGATCAAGGCCACCAAGGTCGGCGACGTCACGGTGGAAGCCGCGATCAATGACGCGATCGCGACCATCGGCGAGAACATGACGCTGCGCCGCGCTGCTTCGCTCGAAGTGAGCCAGGGCGTTGTGTCGAGCTACGTCCACGGCGCGGTCGTCGAAGGCGCCGGCAAGATGGGCGTGATCGTGGCGCTGGAATCGCCCGGCAAGACCGACGAGCTCGCAACGCTCGGCCGTCAGATCGCGATGCATGTCGCGGCCGCCAACCCGCTCGCGCTCGAGCCGTCCGGCCTCGATCCGGCGACCGTCAAGCGCGAAAAGGACGTGCTCGCCGACAAGTACCGCCAGCAGGGCAAGCCCGAGAACGTGATCGAAAAGATCGTCGAGTCCGGCCTGAAGACCTACTACAAGGAAGTCTGCCTGCTTGAGCAGGCCTTCATCCACGACACCGGCAAGTCGGTGGCGCAGGCGGTGAAGGAGGCCGAGGGCAAGGTTGGCGGTCCCGTGAAAATCGCGGGCTTCGTGCGCTATGCTCTTGGTGAGGGAATCGAGAAGCAGGAAAGCGACTTCGCGGCCGAAGTCGCCGCCGCCAGCGGCAAGAAGTAA
- a CDS encoding 30S ribosomal protein S2, whose amino-acid sequence MALPEFTMRQLLEAGVHFGHQSHRWNPKMAPFIFGARNNIHIVDLAQTVPLLHHALQAVSDTVAKGGRILFVGTKRQAQDGVADAAKRCAQYFVNSRWLGGTLTNWKTISGSIKRLRHLDDVLSGGDASSYTKKERLTLQRERDKLDRSLGGIKDMGGLPDLIFVIDTNKEDIAIQEAQRLNIPVAAIVDTNSDPKGITYVVPGNDDAGRAIALYCDLIARAAIDGIGRAQGDSGVDVGASVRPVAEELPATTSGFQGLAGPRGTVDDLKKLPGVSGEIEKKFNDLGIFHFWQLAELNHDTAHKIGEEVGLPSRADAWVAKAKALTAEAE is encoded by the coding sequence ATGGCACTACCCGAATTCACTATGCGTCAGCTGCTCGAAGCCGGCGTGCACTTTGGTCACCAGTCTCACCGCTGGAATCCGAAAATGGCGCCGTTCATTTTCGGGGCCCGCAACAACATCCACATCGTCGACCTCGCCCAGACCGTGCCGTTGCTGCATCACGCCTTGCAGGCGGTCAGCGACACCGTCGCCAAGGGCGGCCGCATCCTGTTCGTCGGCACCAAGCGCCAGGCGCAGGACGGCGTTGCCGACGCGGCCAAGCGCTGCGCGCAGTATTTCGTCAATTCGCGCTGGCTCGGCGGCACGCTGACCAACTGGAAGACGATCTCCGGCTCGATCAAGCGCCTGCGTCACCTCGACGACGTGCTGTCCGGCGGCGATGCCAGCTCCTACACCAAGAAGGAGCGCCTGACGCTTCAGCGCGAGCGCGACAAGCTCGACCGCTCGCTCGGCGGCATCAAGGACATGGGCGGTCTGCCCGACCTGATCTTCGTGATCGACACCAACAAGGAAGACATCGCGATCCAGGAAGCCCAGCGGCTCAACATCCCGGTCGCTGCGATCGTCGACACCAATTCGGACCCGAAGGGCATCACCTATGTGGTGCCGGGCAATGACGACGCCGGCCGCGCGATCGCGCTGTATTGCGACCTGATCGCGCGCGCGGCGATCGACGGCATCGGGCGCGCCCAGGGCGATTCCGGTGTCGACGTCGGCGCTTCGGTTCGGCCGGTGGCTGAAGAGCTTCCGGCGACGACGAGCGGCTTCCAGGGCCTCGCCGGTCCGCGCGGCACCGTCGACGATCTCAAGAAGCTCCCGGGCGTGTCGGGCGAAATCGAGAAGAAGTTCAACGACCTCGGCATCTTCCACTTCTGGCAGCTCGCCGAGCTCAATCACGACACCGCGCACAAGATCGGCGAAGAGGTCGGTCTGCCCAGCCGCGCGGACGCCTGGGTAGCCAAGGCCAAGGCGCTGACCGCGGAAGCGGAATAG
- a CDS encoding caspase family protein: MRGTHKAFICFLLPILFFAAGALDPARAQQQEKRIALVVGNGAYAKSPLATTANDAGLIAQTLQAAGFDVVGARDLDGDTLRKSFRDFIQKAHASGPGTVAMIYLAGYGVQLAGENYFIPVDSNITRDTDVPTEALRLSDYLRQLAAIPLKANIVVLDAARAQPFIEGGQQIASGLALVEPDPNMLIAFNAAPGTVAPEEPGPYGIYAQSLAEMIRTGGLSLPEVFDRVRLRVNEASKGAQVPWDEQKISAQFSFFERGPDAPPPQSTPDQVAAIRNKPIRDLGAQDAYAAALERDTLPVYEEFLAAYPNDPLSKRVMAIVAARREAITWRRTYRNDTPEAYWSYLRRYPRGPHAADAHRRLAILTAPVEPPPSFAMIDYDVPPPPPEEIVYVDRPVLLFGDPVFGFAPPPPPPVYYLPPPPPDFVVLSPPLPVDGLFILPQPMFVPIPAFVRPPVYVAPPPNNIIYQNIHNTTVINTVINRPLAPPAGTGPGPGNLAPAVAGRANPAGPAVPQAVAQRAALIQQGKAPMPPSAAINATARPGTPPATPAGVAPGAAMSGPQKLPQANTLPAPGTPPVPPGAGPPSAAAPNGKPAATATAPAANVPPAHANAPAAAPAPGQPNAHALPVPGAHGTPPVPGRTGPLPSAAQTPGGHAPGGQAPGGKPGPSAPAPTAAAPATATPPAPGRPPGPGHAVVPPPASATARPAATSVKPAAPPPPPPVARQQMRPEPPRAAAPPPRPQVTARPAPAPPRAAPPPPPRMAAPPPPRPAPPPVAAARPAPPPVARPAPPPPPPRVAVAPPPRPAAPPPRPAAPPAAAKKCPPNQPKC, translated from the coding sequence ATGCGTGGGACACACAAGGCCTTCATCTGCTTCCTTCTGCCGATCCTGTTCTTTGCTGCGGGCGCGCTCGATCCGGCGCGGGCGCAGCAGCAGGAAAAACGCATCGCGCTCGTTGTCGGCAACGGCGCCTATGCCAAGTCGCCGCTGGCGACGACCGCGAACGACGCCGGCCTGATCGCGCAGACGCTGCAGGCGGCGGGCTTCGACGTGGTCGGCGCGCGCGATCTCGACGGCGACACGCTGCGCAAGAGTTTTCGCGATTTCATCCAGAAGGCGCACGCCTCCGGCCCGGGCACCGTCGCGATGATCTATCTGGCCGGATATGGCGTCCAGCTCGCCGGCGAGAACTATTTCATCCCGGTCGATTCCAACATCACGCGCGACACCGACGTTCCGACCGAAGCCTTGCGCCTCAGCGACTATCTCCGCCAACTCGCCGCCATTCCGCTCAAGGCCAACATCGTGGTGCTCGACGCGGCGCGCGCGCAGCCCTTCATCGAGGGCGGCCAGCAGATCGCAAGCGGGCTGGCGCTGGTCGAGCCTGATCCGAATATGCTGATCGCCTTCAACGCGGCGCCCGGCACCGTCGCGCCTGAGGAGCCCGGCCCCTATGGCATCTACGCCCAGTCGCTGGCGGAGATGATCCGCACCGGCGGCCTGTCGCTGCCGGAGGTGTTCGACCGCGTTCGCCTGCGCGTCAACGAAGCCAGCAAGGGCGCGCAGGTGCCCTGGGACGAGCAGAAGATCAGCGCGCAATTCTCATTCTTCGAGCGCGGGCCCGATGCGCCGCCGCCGCAGTCCACGCCGGATCAGGTCGCCGCGATCCGCAACAAGCCGATCCGCGATCTCGGCGCGCAAGATGCCTATGCGGCCGCGCTCGAGCGCGACACGCTGCCGGTCTACGAAGAGTTTCTCGCCGCCTATCCGAATGATCCCCTGTCGAAGCGCGTCATGGCGATCGTTGCGGCGCGGCGCGAGGCGATCACCTGGCGGCGGACCTATCGGAACGACACGCCGGAGGCCTATTGGTCGTATCTGCGCCGCTATCCGCGCGGGCCGCATGCGGCCGACGCGCACCGGCGCCTCGCGATCCTGACCGCGCCGGTCGAGCCGCCGCCGAGCTTTGCGATGATCGACTACGACGTGCCGCCGCCGCCGCCGGAGGAGATCGTCTATGTCGACCGTCCCGTGCTTCTGTTCGGCGATCCCGTGTTCGGCTTCGCGCCGCCGCCGCCGCCGCCGGTCTACTATTTGCCGCCGCCGCCGCCGGATTTCGTCGTGCTGTCGCCGCCGCTGCCTGTGGACGGCTTGTTTATCCTGCCGCAGCCGATGTTCGTGCCGATCCCGGCGTTCGTCAGGCCGCCAGTCTATGTCGCACCGCCGCCCAACAACATCATCTACCAGAACATCCACAACACCACGGTCATCAACACCGTGATCAATCGGCCGCTGGCACCGCCGGCGGGGACGGGCCCCGGACCGGGCAATCTGGCACCCGCGGTCGCCGGCCGCGCCAACCCGGCAGGTCCAGCCGTGCCACAGGCGGTCGCGCAGCGCGCTGCCCTGATCCAGCAAGGCAAGGCGCCGATGCCGCCGAGCGCCGCGATCAATGCGACGGCGAGGCCCGGGACGCCTCCCGCGACCCCGGCGGGCGTCGCGCCCGGCGCGGCGATGTCCGGCCCACAGAAGCTGCCGCAGGCCAACACACTGCCGGCGCCCGGTACGCCGCCGGTGCCTCCGGGGGCAGGGCCACCATCGGCCGCAGCTCCGAATGGCAAGCCGGCCGCGACGGCAACCGCACCTGCGGCCAATGTTCCGCCGGCGCACGCCAACGCGCCCGCCGCAGCTCCAGCGCCGGGGCAGCCCAACGCGCATGCACTTCCGGTTCCCGGTGCCCATGGAACGCCGCCGGTGCCCGGTCGGACCGGTCCGCTGCCGTCCGCGGCCCAAACGCCTGGTGGCCACGCTCCTGGCGGCCAAGCTCCTGGTGGCAAGCCTGGGCCAAGTGCGCCGGCGCCAACCGCTGCGGCGCCAGCCACCGCAACGCCGCCGGCCCCGGGAAGGCCGCCCGGACCGGGCCACGCCGTCGTGCCGCCTCCGGCGTCTGCGACCGCCAGGCCGGCCGCGACCTCGGTCAAACCGGCGGCTCCGCCGCCACCGCCGCCGGTCGCCCGGCAGCAGATGAGGCCCGAACCGCCGCGAGCCGCGGCTCCGCCGCCGCGTCCGCAGGTCACGGCACGCCCTGCGCCGGCGCCACCGCGAGCAGCTCCGCCACCGCCGCCGCGGATGGCTGCTCCGCCGCCACCCCGCCCGGCACCGCCGCCGGTTGCGGCCGCCCGGCCGGCGCCGCCGCCAGTGGCAAGGCCGGCTCCGCCGCCTCCGCCGCCACGGGTCGCGGTCGCCCCGCCGCCGCGTCCGGCCGCCCCGCCGCCACGCCCCGCTGCGCCGCCGGCCGCGGCCAAGAAATGCCCACCCAACCAGCCGAAGTGCTAG